A stretch of Henckelia pumila isolate YLH828 chromosome 4, ASM3356847v2, whole genome shotgun sequence DNA encodes these proteins:
- the LOC140864392 gene encoding uncharacterized protein yields the protein MASPALTLPAPPFAAANLRRTAASPKPTIAAFHSTSRSLGMRLAPKINRTPLTNSTGRVEKLRISCAVAQPETLQIVQSTIAKQLQVEEGTVTADTKFSDLGADSLDTVEIMMALEEQFDVSIGEGGAENIATVQDAADLIEKVKAAAAAAAA from the coding sequence ATGGCTTCACCAGCGTTAACTCTACCAGCTCCACCCTTCGCCGCCGCAAACCTCCGACGTACTGCCGCCTCACCGAAACCCACCATCGCCGCTTTTCACAGCACTTCGAGATCTTTAGGGATGAGGCTCGCGCCTAAAATTAACCGAACCCCATTAACTAATTCAACTGGTCGTGTCGAAAAATTAAGAATTTCATGCGCCGTTGCGCAGCCCGAGACTCTGCAGATCGTTCAGAGCACGATCGCGAAGCAACTGCAGGTGGAGGAGGGGACGGTGACGGCGGACACGAAATTCTCCGATCTGGGTGCTGATTCGTTGGACACGGTGGAGATCATGATGGCCCTAGAGGAGCAATTCGATGTTTCGATCGGAGAAGGCGGAGCAGAGAACATTGCTACTGTTCAAGATGCTGCGGATTTGATCGAGAAAGTGAAGGcggctgctgctgctgctgctgcttaA